A DNA window from Gorilla gorilla gorilla isolate KB3781 chromosome 6, NHGRI_mGorGor1-v2.1_pri, whole genome shotgun sequence contains the following coding sequences:
- the LOC109027668 gene encoding gametocyte-specific factor 1-like, with translation MEETYTDSLDPEKLLQCPYDKNHQIRACRFPYHLIKCRKNHPDVASKLATCPFNAHHQVPRAEISHHISSCDDRSCIEQDVVNQTRSLRQETLAESTWQCPPCDEDWDKDLWEQTSTPFVWGTTHYSDNNSPASNIVTEHKNNLASGMRVPKSLPYVLPWKNNGNAQ, from the coding sequence ATGGAAGAAACTTACACCGACTCCCTGGACCCTGAGAAGCTATTGCAATGCCCCTATGACAAAAACCATCAAATCAGGGCTTGCAGGTTTCCTTATCATCTTATCAAGTGCAGAAAGAATCATCCTGATGTTGCAAGCAAATTGGCTACTTGTCCCTTCAATGCTCACCACCAGGTTCCTCGAGCTGAAATTAGTCATCATATCTCAAGCTGTGATGACAGAAGTTGTATTGAGCAAGATGTTGTCAACCAAACCAGGAGCCTTAGACAAGAGACTCTGGCTGAGAGCACTTGGCAGTGCCCTCCTTGCGATGAAGACTGGGATAAAGATTTGTGGGAGCAGACCAGCACCCCATTTGTCTGGGGCACAACTCACTACTCTGACAACAACAGCCCTGCAAGCAACATAGTTACAGAACATAAGAATAACCTGGCTTCAGGCATGCGAGTTCCCAAATCTCTGCCGTATGTTCTGCCATGGAAAAACAATGGAAATGCACAGTAA